In Streptococcus mitis, the DNA window CCTCAATATCCGTATCCACCATCTTCAAATCGCGGATTTCAAAATCAGATAGGGTTTGCTTGATAATGTCAGCTGATTGGTAGCGAGAACTATCGAATTCAATGTTGAGACTATTCCCTTGTCTATCAATGGCCATATCAGGCAGGCCTTCATAGTGAGAAGCGATATGACTTTGACCTGGTAGCAGTTCAAAAGAAAGAGTCTTCATCTTTCCAAAGGTTTCCTTAAGTTGGCTCACCGTTCCATCAAAAATCTCCTGCCCCTTATCAATCATAAAGATCCGATCACAGAGTTGCTCAATATCGCTCAGGTCATGAGTGGTCAAGAGAATGGTTGTTTCTTCCTCTTGATTGATTTGGGTGATAGCCCGACGAATATTGTCCTTGACCGAAACGTCCAACCCAATGGTCGGCTCATCTAAAAAGAGAACCTTGGGATTGTGAAGCAAGGAAGCTGCAATATCCGCCCGCATCCGTTGCCCCAGTGAAAGAGTTCGTACGGGATCCTTGATAAAGTCCTTCAAATCCAAGACTTCATTCAAAAAGTCCATACGCTTATGAAAGAGCGAGTCTGGCACATCGTAAATCTCTTTCAAGACCGTGTAGGTCTCTTGTAGAGCCAAATCCCACCATAGCTGGGTGCGTTGTCCAAAGACCACTCCAATATCCTTGACATAATCTTGGCGATTGTCCTGGGGAATCTTGCCATTAATCCGACAAAAACCAGATGTCGGTTTTAAAATCCCTGTCAGCATTTTAATGGTTGTCGACTTCCCAGCACCATTTGCCCCGATAAATCCTAAAATTTGCCCTTTGGGCACCTCAAAGGTCAAATCTTTGACAGCTTCAAAGGTCTGCTTTTCAGGATGAATAAAGGAGCGCAAAGCCCCCTTCAAGCCCGGTTCCTTAACAGTCTTCACAAAATTTTTCTGAAGATGTTCCACTTCTATCATTGCCATAAATCTCTCCCTAGCGCAAGGAATAGCAACGTTGTGTTTTTGACTACAAACATTCTAAATCCTTACTTTCTACACCTTCTACATTTTATTCTTACAAAAGGCTTTATACCAACCTATTATAGTCCAATAAAAAAAGGAATGCAAGCGTTTGCCTACAGATTATAAAATTAGAGATTTCTCTCTTAAAATCATACTTTTAAACAAAAATTCTGGTTTAATAGTTTCCTTGAAACGTCAAAAAAACCACCCAATGGGCAGGTTAGTATGGCTCTATAATATTTGTAGTGGGTAAATCCTCTATAGATATTATGGAGCCTATTTTTGTGTAGAAAAAAAGTCCCATATGACCTATAATGAAAAGCGACAAAACAACTCATTAGAAAGAATCATATGGAACAATTACATTTTATCACAAAACTGCTCGATATCAAAGACCCTAATATCCAATTTATGGATATCATCAATAGGGATACTCACAAAGAAATCATCGCTAAACTGGACTACGACTCTCCATCTTGTCCTGAGTGTGGAAGTCAAATGAAGAAATATGATTTTCAAAAACCGTCTAAGATTCCTTACCTCGAAACGACTGGTATGCCTACTAGAATCCTCCTTAGAAAACGCCGTTTTAAGTGCTATCAGTGCTCGAAAATAGCGGTCGCTGAGACTCCTCTAATAAAGAAAAATCATCAAATCCCTCGTATCATCAACCAAAAAATTGCTCAAAAGCTGATTGAAAAAACTTCTATGACCGATATTGCCCATCAGCTTTCCATTTCAACTTCAACTGTCATTCGAAAGCTCAATGATTTCAACTTTAAGCATGATTTTTCTCGTCTTCCTGAGATTATGTCTTGGGACGAGTATGCCTTCACTAAGGGAAAGATGAGTTTCATTGCGCAAGATTTTGATAATCTCAACATTATCACTGTTCTTGAAGGCAGAACACAAGCTATCATCCGAAATCACTTTCTGCGCTACGATAGAGCCGTTCGTTGTCAGGTGAAAATCATTACTATGGATATGTTTAGCCCCTACTACGATATTTCCAGAAAACTTTTTCCTAACGCTAAAATCGTTCTCGACCGCTTTCACATTGCCCAACATCTCAGCCGTGCTATGAGTCGTGTGCGTGTCCAAATTATGAATCAGTTTGAGCGAAAATCCCATGAATACAAGGCTATCAAGCGTTACTGGAAGCTCATTCAACAGGATAGTCGTAAATTGAGTGATAAACGTTTCTATCGCCCTACTTTTCGCATGCATCTAACCAACAAAGAGATTCTAGATAAGCTTTTGAGCTATTCAGAAGACTTGAAACACCACTACAATCTCTATCAGCTCTTACTTTTTCACTTCCAGAACAAGGAACCTGACAAATTCTTCGGACTTATTGAGGACAATCTAAAGCAGGTTCATCCTCTTTTTCACACTGTCTTTAAAACCTTCCTCAAGGACAAAGAAAAGATTGTCAATGCTCTTCAACTACCTTATTCTAATGCCAAATTAGAAGCGACTAATAATCTCATTAAACTTATCAAACGAAATGCATTTGGTTTTCGGAACTTTGAAAACTTCAAAAAACGGATTTTTATCGCTCTCAATATCAAAAAAGAAAGGACGAAATCCGTCCTTTCTAGATCTTAGCTTTTCTTCAACCCACTACAGTTGACAAAGAGCCGTTAGTATTAATATTCAATTTAATCAACACATTCTCCATTTTCATTAACTCTATACCCGTCTATGGTAGTATTAACTGCGAGTTCTCCTGAAGAATATGAATAATACCATATTTCGCCAACTTGGTACCAACCTGTTACCATTGATCCGTCCTCATTTAAATAATACCATTTTCCTGAATCTTGAATCCAACCTGTCGCCATAGCTCCACTATCTTTCAAGTAATACCAGACATCATTATACTTAAACCAACCTGTTACCAGGGCTCCATCTTCACTTAGATAGTACCAATGTTCATTATCTTGAATCCACCCCCTTGCTAAAGAACCGCTATTATTTAGATAGTACCAAGCGCCGTCATTTTGTATCCATCCTGATTCCGATGAATCTTGAATATCATTTATTACTTGAACAGCCTCAATAATACCCTTCAATTCAACTCGTTTTCTATCTTTTATGACAGATTTAACTTTTTCCTCAACAAACTCTTTCGCATAAGTTCGACTATTTTCTTTTCTCTGGAACATATCCTTCAATAAACCTTCTAATTGTTCATTAAAGACATCTTCTTGAATTTTATTAAACTCTTTTTGAGATAGCGAAATAACCATCACAATATCAATAAACTCTTCTTTTAATTGAGCAAACATTTCCACACGATCATCTTCTATGAATTGATCCGCAATTGCTTTTGCTCCTATTCCTCCTGCAATTCCTCCTATAATCGCACCCGCTAATGCACCTATTGGTCCAGCAATTGCACCACCAACCGCACCTGCACCAGCTCCTGCCATCATACCGCCCCCAGCAACTGCTGCATTTTTTAATAACTGCTGTGAAGAAATTCTTCCAACAAGCGCTTCAAAAATATCTGGACCCATAATAACAGCAAATGAAATCACCGGTGCAGCTCGTCTTGCAACTACTTCAGCTGTAATTTTTTTTCCAAAATAATCATTAATTTGTTTTGTAAATATTTTTGCAAATTGCTGTGACGCAACATAAATACTAGTTCCCATAGCTAGGGTTCGTAATCCTGCTTTACCAGCCATTAGAGCCGCATCTTTGGTTTCTGCACCCGACCATTTGGCCTGAGAAAAGACAATAACAAAGCTTATACCTACACCTGGTAATGAATTAATAGCTCCATCAATTGCATCAAATTTAATAGAGGTCAAATTACCTCCTTTGGCTATCAATTTTGCTTCGTTATAGGTAATATGACCTTTTCTGATGATATTTTTTGCCTCAGCTGGATTATTAACTCCTTCAACTTTACCTTGTCTAATTTTTTCTTCAAATAACTCTACTGCTTTATCATATTGATCTTTAGGAACTTCCAATTGCATTCCTTTATACTTATACATTCCTCCTTCGCTTTTAGACTCGAAAGCTGAGTTTACAGTCCCGCTTGCTCTTGCATAATATTTAGTTTGAATTTTTTGATTTCCAACCATTCGATCAGCGCCATTTTTGGCATTATCTTGACCAGTTTGTCTTACATAGTGGAATGGATATTTAATCTTATCCATCAGATTATTTGCATACTCAGCTGCATGTCCATGACCTGAAGGAGCGCTAACCATTGCATTTATTTGAGCTTTATGCAATCTGTCACCAACACTTAATAAAATCCAAGAAACAACTCCTATTTCAGTTCCTCTTCTAAAGGTAGTTGAATTAACATTCTTTTTACCAATTTTTAATAACTGTGTATTTAAATTTTCAACTTGTACATCATTTGTATAACCAGAGGCAATCAATTCATTCAATTCCCTAACAACATAGTTCAAACTATTCGAGACATTCAAACGTTTAATAATCCCATATGGATAGTAAAATGCTAACTGATCATTATCATCTACTTCTACTTTCCATAAATTGGAAAATGGAAAAAATTGTACATTACACCTTTCTTGATCCTTGATTTGCATTTTTTCGAAAATTCCATACTGGGTCAAGAGTAAACCATATTCTTTAAAATCTTCTTCCTTTAAACTTCTAACCGGAGAATAGCCAAAATATTCAAATTCAGTATTAGAGAATTCATTATAAAATTCTTTTTCTGACTCAATAAACCACTTAGCCCGACCATAAGGTACTGACTCACCATAATAATCAAATCCATTCTGTGCAATAGACCTAAACACTCTTCTAACACTAGCTTCATTGTGAGTATGGACCTCTTTAATTTTTCTTTTCCATAAAAAATACTGAAAAAAACTCACGATATTATCTTTCATCTCTAACATTAACCCCAATAATTCTAATATACTAAAACTAGCTATCTAGTAACGTTATCAAGTTTTAAAACTACATAGTACCAAATATTAAAAACCGAAACTTTTTAAAAAACTTGATATTTACCTATAAGCTAAATTAATTATATCAAAGGCATAATACAAAGTCTATAACATATATTTTATTTTTCCCCAAACAAAAAACCCACCCAATGGGCAGGTTTCTGATTTATATAGTTCAGCTAGATTAAGCTTTACCTTCTGAACCGAATACGTCGATACGTTCTTCAACTGATGCTTGGATAGCTTTTACACCGTCAGCCAAGAATTTACGTGGGTCGAAGAGTTTTTTCTTGTCGTATTCTGCTTCGTTTGCTTCGTAGTCACGAGCAAATTTACGAGTTGCGTTAGCGAATGCGATTTGGCATTCTGTGTTAACGTTAACTTTCGCAACACCAAGTTTGATAGCTGCTTGGATTTGCTCATCAGGAATACCTGATCCACCGTGCAATACGATTGGGAATCCTGGAAGAGCTTCTGTCAATTTTTGCAAGTGGTCAAGGTCAAGACCTTCCCAGTTTGCTGGGTAAGGACCGTGGATGTTACCGATACCAGCTGCCAAGAAGTCGATACCAGTTGCAACCATTGCTTTAGCGTCTTCGATTGGAGCCAATTCACCTTTACCGATGATACCGTCTTCTTCACCACCGATAGTACCAACTTCAGCTTCTACTGAGATACCTTTAGCGTGTGCTTTTTCAACAACGTCTTTAGCCAATTTAAGGTTTTCTTCAACTGGAAGGTGTGAACCGTCAAACATGATTGAAGTGTAACCAACTTCGATACACTCAAGTGCATCTTCGTAGTGACCGTGGTCAAGGTGGATAGCTACTGGTACAGTGATACCCATTGATTCAACAAGGTTAGCGATCAAGTTGCGAGCGACTTTGTAACCACCCATGTATTTAGCAGCACCCATTGAAGTTTGGATCAAAACTGGAGCTTTTTTAGCTTCTGCTGCGCGCAAGATAGCTTGAGTCCACTCAAGGTTGTTTGTGTTAAATCCACCAACTGCATAACCGTTGTCACGAGCTGCTTGGACAAATTTTTCTGCTGAAACGATTGCCATTTTATCAGGCCTCCTGTATATTTTTATGGGTC includes these proteins:
- a CDS encoding N-acetylmuramoyl-L-alanine amidase family protein; this encodes MKDNIVSFFQYFLWKRKIKEVHTHNEASVRRVFRSIAQNGFDYYGESVPYGRAKWFIESEKEFYNEFSNTEFEYFGYSPVRSLKEEDFKEYGLLLTQYGIFEKMQIKDQERCNVQFFPFSNLWKVEVDDNDQLAFYYPYGIIKRLNVSNSLNYVVRELNELIASGYTNDVQVENLNTQLLKIGKKNVNSTTFRRGTEIGVVSWILLSVGDRLHKAQINAMVSAPSGHGHAAEYANNLMDKIKYPFHYVRQTGQDNAKNGADRMVGNQKIQTKYYARASGTVNSAFESKSEGGMYKYKGMQLEVPKDQYDKAVELFEEKIRQGKVEGVNNPAEAKNIIRKGHITYNEAKLIAKGGNLTSIKFDAIDGAINSLPGVGISFVIVFSQAKWSGAETKDAALMAGKAGLRTLAMGTSIYVASQQFAKIFTKQINDYFGKKITAEVVARRAAPVISFAVIMGPDIFEALVGRISSQQLLKNAAVAGGGMMAGAGAGAVGGAIAGPIGALAGAIIGGIAGGIGAKAIADQFIEDDRVEMFAQLKEEFIDIVMVISLSQKEFNKIQEDVFNEQLEGLLKDMFQRKENSRTYAKEFVEEKVKSVIKDRKRVELKGIIEAVQVINDIQDSSESGWIQNDGAWYYLNNSGSLARGWIQDNEHWYYLSEDGALVTGWFKYNDVWYYLKDSGAMATGWIQDSGKWYYLNEDGSMVTGWYQVGEIWYYSYSSGELAVNTTIDGYRVNENGECVD
- a CDS encoding class II fructose-bisphosphate aldolase, with the protein product MAIVSAEKFVQAARDNGYAVGGFNTNNLEWTQAILRAAEAKKAPVLIQTSMGAAKYMGGYKVARNLIANLVESMGITVPVAIHLDHGHYEDALECIEVGYTSIMFDGSHLPVEENLKLAKDVVEKAHAKGISVEAEVGTIGGEEDGIIGKGELAPIEDAKAMVATGIDFLAAGIGNIHGPYPANWEGLDLDHLQKLTEALPGFPIVLHGGSGIPDEQIQAAIKLGVAKVNVNTECQIAFANATRKFARDYEANEAEYDKKKLFDPRKFLADGVKAIQASVEERIDVFGSEGKA
- a CDS encoding ISL3 family transposase; this translates as MEQLHFITKLLDIKDPNIQFMDIINRDTHKEIIAKLDYDSPSCPECGSQMKKYDFQKPSKIPYLETTGMPTRILLRKRRFKCYQCSKIAVAETPLIKKNHQIPRIINQKIAQKLIEKTSMTDIAHQLSISTSTVIRKLNDFNFKHDFSRLPEIMSWDEYAFTKGKMSFIAQDFDNLNIITVLEGRTQAIIRNHFLRYDRAVRCQVKIITMDMFSPYYDISRKLFPNAKIVLDRFHIAQHLSRAMSRVRVQIMNQFERKSHEYKAIKRYWKLIQQDSRKLSDKRFYRPTFRMHLTNKEILDKLLSYSEDLKHHYNLYQLLLFHFQNKEPDKFFGLIEDNLKQVHPLFHTVFKTFLKDKEKIVNALQLPYSNAKLEATNNLIKLIKRNAFGFRNFENFKKRIFIALNIKKERTKSVLSRS
- a CDS encoding ABC transporter ATP-binding protein — protein: MAMIEVEHLQKNFVKTVKEPGLKGALRSFIHPEKQTFEAVKDLTFEVPKGQILGFIGANGAGKSTTIKMLTGILKPTSGFCRINGKIPQDNRQDYVKDIGVVFGQRTQLWWDLALQETYTVLKEIYDVPDSLFHKRMDFLNEVLDLKDFIKDPVRTLSLGQRMRADIAASLLHNPKVLFLDEPTIGLDVSVKDNIRRAITQINQEEETTILLTTHDLSDIEQLCDRIFMIDKGQEIFDGTVSQLKETFGKMKTLSFELLPGQSHIASHYEGLPDMAIDRQGNSLNIEFDSSRYQSADIIKQTLSDFEIRDLKMVDTDIEDIIRRFYRKEL